The following DNA comes from Flammeovirgaceae bacterium.
TTTACTTTTTGAAGCGTGCATGCCATCACGATAGCGCCCCGGTCGTCAATCAAAAAAATTTCTGCCGGGTTCCCGCTATCGTTGAGCGTCCACAGCATGTCGGGGTTTCCATAGCTGGCCACCAGCGCTGAAGCCTCCTCCAATTCGGGAGGCACTACGCCCCTGCCTTCGGCCTTTTCAAACAGCCCGTCTCCGCCAGGGCGTGTGCAGGATAGGGACACCAATAGCATTAAAGGCATTGTAAAAGAAAAGAAGAAAGGCGCATTCATCCTGGGTATCATGTTTTTTGGTGTGAAATTACTAACGATTTATGGTTTGGCCTCCCTTTTCGCTTCCCCGGAATGGCCTTCCGGACAACGCTATTGTGTAATTTTGGCCATGGAAAAAGACGGGGCTTATGACGAGGGCGAAGATGACGGGTTATTTGAACATCACCGGATTGTGGCCGACCCCGGGCAGGGGCAAATCCGCATAGACAAGTTCCTGAACGCCCGCCTTCCCAACGTTACGCGCAATAAGTTACAGGATGGCATTCACGGGGGCTTTGTAAAAGTGAACGGGCAGGCCATAAAACCCAACTACAAAGTGCGCCCCCACGACATCATCACCGTTTCCCTTCCCGACCCCCCCCGCGACACGGAGGTGAAGCCGGAGGACATTCCCCTCGATATCGTATTTGAAGACGACCATTTGCTGGTGGTGAACAAGCCGGCCGGCATGGTGGTGCACCCCGCCTTCCAAAACTGGAGCGGCACCCTGGTAAATGCGTTGGCGTACCATTTTCAAAACCTCCCTGAGATGCCCGGCAACGAGGGAAGGCCAGGCCTCGTGCACCGCATCGACAAGGACACCTCCGGCCTGTTGGTCATTGCCAAAACAGAACAGGCCATTACCGGGCTGGCACGGCAGTTTTTCGACCACACCATCAACAGGACTTACTGGGCATTGGTGTG
Coding sequences within:
- a CDS encoding RluA family pseudouridine synthase; amino-acid sequence: MEKDGAYDEGEDDGLFEHHRIVADPGQGQIRIDKFLNARLPNVTRNKLQDGIHGGFVKVNGQAIKPNYKVRPHDIITVSLPDPPRDTEVKPEDIPLDIVFEDDHLLVVNKPAGMVVHPAFQNWSGTLVNALAYHFQNLPEMPGNEGRPGLVHRIDKDTSGLLVIAKTEQAITGLARQFFDHTINRTYWALVWGVPEPPQGTINVNVGRSLKDRRVTTAFPQGDNGRTAITHYKTLKTLRYVSLIECKLETGRTHQIRAHLQYLGHPIFNDATYGGNEIAKGTVFSKYKQFVDNCFKVLPRQALHAKTLGFEHPITKERMAFNSELPQDFMGVVEKWEHYVKYH